A single genomic interval of Juglans regia cultivar Chandler chromosome 1, Walnut 2.0, whole genome shotgun sequence harbors:
- the LOC108988065 gene encoding uncharacterized protein LOC108988065, with protein sequence MGRWMKPEIYPLLAPMVFVTSLCAFQLARNILGNPDVRVNKSHRLMGVLDNKDEGEKYAEHGFRRFLRSRPPEVMPAINRFFSEDK encoded by the exons ATGGGGCGTTGGATGAAGCCAGAG ATATATCCACTTCTGGCCCCAATGGTGTTCGTTACTAGTTTGTGCGCCTTCCAGCTTGCAAGGAACATTCTCGGCAATCCCGATGTTAG AGTTAATAAGAGTCACCGTCTTATGGGAGTGCTCGACAACAAAGATGAGGGTGAGAAGTACGCCGAGCATGGCTTCCGGAGGTTCCTTCGTAGCCGCCCGCCGGAGGTTATGCCTGCCATCAACCGCTTCTTCTCGGAAGATAAATGA